A window from Oncorhynchus mykiss isolate Arlee chromosome 9, USDA_OmykA_1.1, whole genome shotgun sequence encodes these proteins:
- the ccnb3 gene encoding G2/mitotic-specific cyclin-B3 codes for MPFPRGKKPSVTAGSKIPKLRGKGIENQEEGPQVKRSSSPPQGAPKKRTAFVDLTNAHKVHISLPGTKKNSLKKTQKKKATSTVLDKNEANLKKSGSMSSESQEEEKQRGEEEAPVEELVVVEAVPPRELPPHLRRPQIPEEFDIDSQHQEDPTLTAQYAKEIFDYLKAREEKFILSDYMSIQPSLNSGMRAILVDWLVEVQENFELNHETLYLAVKVTDHFLSVAPVNRENLQLIGSTALLIASKFEERCPPCVDDFLYVCDDAYKREEVIAMETSILQALEFDINIPVPYRFLRRYAKCVSASMETLTLARYVCELSLQEMDLVPERGSLLASACLLLALVTKELGGWSPILVFHSGYEVSELVPVVRRLHSMLTSPPDDKLLAVRSKYSHKVFFEVATTPTVDLDTLERALK; via the exons ATGCCTTTTCCCAGGGGGAAGAAACCAAGTGTTACTGCTGGCAGTAAAATACCCAAATTACGTGGCAAAGGGATAGAGAATCAG GAGGAAGGCCCCCAGGTCAAGAGGTCGTCGTCCCCTCCCCAAGGAGCCCCTAAGAAGAGGACAGCCTTCGTAGACCTCACCAAT GCACACAAGGTTCACATCAGCCTTCCAGGTACCAAGAAGAACTCCCTTAAGAAGACGCAGAAGAAGAAGGCCACCTCCACTGTGTTAGACAAGAATGAAGCCAACCTTAAAAA GTCTGGCTCAATGAGctcagagagtcaggaggaggagaagcagaggggggaggaggaggcccCAGTTGAAGAGCTTGTGGTGGTGGAGGCTGTTCCACCTAGAGAGTTGCCCCCCCACCTCCGGAGACCACAG ATCCCTGAGGAGTTTGATATAGACTCTCAGCACCAGGAGGACCCCACTCTGACTGCTCAGTACGCCAAGGAAATATTTGACTACCTCAAGGCCAGAGAGGAGAAGTTCATCCTGTCTGACTATATGTCCATCCAGCCCAGTCTGAACTCTGGGATGAGGGCCATCCTAGTGGACTGGTTGGTCGAGGTGCAG GAGAACTTTGAGCTGAACCATGAGACTCTGTACCTGGCTGTGAAGGTGACAGACCACTTCCTGTCCGTAGCTCCGGTCAACAGAGAGAATCTACAGCTTATAGGTTCTACAGCCTTGCTCATAGCATCCAAGTTTGAG gaGCGCTGTCCGCCCTGTGTGGACGACTTCCTGTACGTCTGTGATGATGCGTACAAGAGGGAGGAGGTTATTGCTATGGAGACGAGCATCCTGCAGGCGCTGGAGTTCGACATCAACATCCCCGTCCCCTACCGCTTCCTCAGGCGATATGCCAAG tgtgtgaGTGCCAGTATGGAAACTCTAACCCTGGCCCGGTATGTGTGTGAGCTGAGTCTTCAGGAGATGGATCTGGTcccagagagaggatcattactGGCCTCAGCCTGTCTGCTGTTGGCTCTAGTCACCAAGGAGCTGGGAGGATGG TCCCCCATCCTGGTGTTCCACTCTGGGTACGAAGTGTCAGAGCTGGTCCCTGTTGTCCGGAGGCTCCATTCCATGCTCACCTCCCCGCCAGACGACAAACTCCTGGCCGTCCGGAGCAAGTACTCTCACAA GGTGTTCTTTGAAGTGGCGACAACTCCGACGGTGGACCTGGACACGTTGGAGAGGGCGTTGAAGTGA